From one Formosa sediminum genomic stretch:
- a CDS encoding AAA family ATPase: MHSFQKKYIITGAPGTGKTTTINLLKKTMSCMDEVSRKVILEEQKNNRNGMPWGDIKRFSNLVYNATSQELLTSDAIICDRSLLDLEAYLVIENKTIPNYLRNFSYQDTYHKTVFFAPTWFDIYCQDGQRLQEFDYCLKLEKALLKQYKNKGFEVVMLPKVSPLKRSKFILEFI; encoded by the coding sequence ATGCATAGTTTTCAAAAAAAATATATTATTACAGGGGCACCTGGAACAGGAAAAACAACCACTATAAATTTGCTAAAAAAAACAATGTCTTGTATGGACGAAGTGTCTAGGAAAGTTATTCTAGAGGAACAAAAAAATAATAGAAATGGTATGCCTTGGGGCGATATAAAACGTTTTTCTAATTTGGTATACAATGCAACTAGTCAGGAATTATTAACAAGTGATGCTATAATTTGCGATAGGTCGTTGTTAGATCTAGAAGCCTATTTGGTTATAGAAAATAAAACAATTCCTAATTATTTACGTAATTTTTCGTATCAGGATACCTACCATAAAACAGTTTTTTTTGCGCCAACTTGGTTCGATATTTATTGCCAAGATGGGCAACGATTACAAGAATTTGATTACTGTTTAAAATTAGAAAAAGCACTTTTAAAACAGTATAAAAACAAAGGATTTGAAGTTGTAATGTTACCTAAGGTTTCTCCTTTAAAAAGATCTAAATTCATTTTAGAATTCATTTAA
- a CDS encoding (2Fe-2S) ferredoxin domain-containing protein yields the protein MGKNIAKSKHTFFFCDGGSCQKAGSEQVVRTARAYLRNNDLWNTTHTIKTRCNGRCEDAPTCIVHPGEFWYKELSPEKITHIVKGHIYNDCPIETELLYKEGWKEQVSSKEKAPIKPKPFEFKADEELGDCLITRGFSSDQYLYPLFLLLLEKSEGVTLYKPNYNPIPFKEIKDVVYSKAYTLELLTNTDCIEFIIAAVPIDDMALQKSKISITEYYYQKETNKTGIRFKNKFGKTLGKIEFNALDNKAWKYCTKIQLQNLTLDVSQL from the coding sequence ATGGGAAAAAACATTGCCAAATCAAAACATACATTTTTCTTTTGCGACGGCGGTTCTTGTCAAAAAGCAGGAAGCGAGCAAGTAGTAAGAACAGCACGCGCTTATTTACGTAATAATGATTTGTGGAATACTACACATACCATTAAAACCAGATGTAATGGAAGGTGTGAAGATGCGCCTACATGTATTGTGCATCCTGGAGAATTTTGGTATAAGGAACTTTCGCCAGAAAAAATCACACATATAGTAAAAGGTCATATATATAATGATTGTCCGATAGAAACCGAATTGTTATATAAAGAAGGCTGGAAAGAACAGGTTTCTAGTAAAGAAAAAGCGCCTATAAAACCTAAGCCTTTTGAATTTAAAGCAGATGAAGAATTAGGTGATTGTCTTATTACACGCGGATTTAGTTCAGACCAATATTTATACCCGCTATTTTTATTGCTTTTAGAAAAATCAGAAGGCGTAACACTTTATAAGCCCAATTACAATCCAATTCCTTTTAAAGAAATTAAAGATGTAGTTTATTCAAAAGCATACACACTTGAGCTGCTAACAAATACAGATTGTATAGAATTTATAATTGCAGCGGTTCCAATTGATGATATGGCTTTGCAAAAATCAAAAATTTCCATTACAGAATATTATTATCAAAAAGAAACAAACAAAACAGGTATTCGTTTTAAAAATAAATTTGGAAAAACTTTAGGGAAAATAGAGTTTAATGCTTTAGATAATAAAGCATGGAAATACTGTACAAAAATTCAGTTGCAAAATCTAACTTTAGATGTGTCTCAATTATGA